In Meiothermus ruber DSM 1279, the following proteins share a genomic window:
- a CDS encoding SDR family NAD(P)-dependent oxidoreductase, with product MSRRIALVTGAARGIGKAIAERLAAMGHHVIVADLNLEAAQQTAQAIGGSAGRLDVSNYLEVEAFMAQAQAQHGRLDILVNNAGIIRRGNLLSVSEDDWDRVIAVNLKGAFNCAKHAAPYMIKGGWGRIVNIVSIAAKTGDITSAPGYGSSKAGVVNLTKTLARELAPYGITANAVAPHAIETEMSAQWSEETRQRVLSGIPLGRLGKPQEVAAAVAFLVSEEAGFITGATLDINGGALMD from the coding sequence ATGTCGCGTAGAATCGCCCTTGTCACCGGAGCCGCCAGAGGCATCGGGAAGGCCATCGCCGAAAGGCTCGCAGCCATGGGCCACCACGTAATTGTGGCCGACCTGAACCTCGAGGCCGCCCAACAAACCGCCCAGGCCATTGGCGGCAGCGCAGGCCGCCTGGATGTTTCTAACTACCTCGAGGTGGAAGCCTTTATGGCCCAGGCCCAGGCCCAGCACGGGCGGCTGGATATCCTGGTTAACAACGCCGGCATCATCCGCCGTGGCAATCTGCTCAGCGTCAGCGAGGATGACTGGGATAGGGTTATTGCCGTAAACCTCAAGGGCGCTTTCAACTGCGCCAAGCACGCCGCGCCGTACATGATCAAAGGGGGCTGGGGGCGCATCGTAAACATCGTTTCGATCGCGGCCAAAACGGGGGACATCACCTCCGCACCGGGCTATGGCTCCTCCAAGGCGGGGGTGGTCAACCTCACCAAAACCCTGGCCCGGGAGCTGGCCCCCTACGGCATTACCGCCAATGCCGTGGCCCCCCACGCCATCGAAACCGAGATGAGCGCCCAGTGGAGCGAAGAAACCCGCCAGCGGGTGCTATCCGGAATTCCGCTGGGAAGGCTGGGCAAACCCCAGGAGGTCGCGGCGGCCGTGGCCTTTTTAGTCTCCGAAGAAGCAGGTTTTATCACCGGAGCCACACTGGATATCAACGGTGGGGCGCTTATGGACTGA
- a CDS encoding SDR family NAD(P)-dependent oxidoreductase — MKELFELNQRVALVTGGTGGLGLEMARALREAGAQVALLGRNQESLRCCARELGALPVVADVTSAQEAQGAVKQVLHELGRVDILVNAAGTHVIKPSLELSPAEWQRVLEVNLSGSFFMAQAVAEPMRAQGYGRIINIGSVMSGRGLPRRAAYAASKGGLVTLTYTLAQEWGAWGIRVNAIAPGFFHTHMTDALFQDALWVERLEQRVAVRRAGQPRDLAGAVVFLASPASEYVNGHVLYVDGGFTTGEPW, encoded by the coding sequence ATGAAAGAACTGTTTGAACTCAACCAACGGGTGGCTCTGGTGACCGGCGGTACCGGGGGGTTGGGCCTGGAGATGGCTCGAGCCCTAAGGGAAGCCGGTGCCCAGGTCGCCCTTTTAGGCCGCAACCAAGAGAGCCTGCGCTGCTGCGCCCGCGAGCTCGGGGCGCTGCCCGTGGTGGCCGATGTCACCTCTGCCCAGGAGGCTCAGGGTGCGGTGAAGCAGGTTTTGCACGAGCTCGGGCGGGTGGACATCCTGGTTAACGCCGCGGGCACCCATGTGATTAAGCCCTCCCTCGAGCTAAGCCCTGCCGAATGGCAGCGGGTGCTCGAGGTCAACCTGAGCGGCAGTTTCTTCATGGCCCAGGCGGTGGCCGAGCCCATGCGCGCCCAGGGGTATGGCCGCATTATCAACATCGGCTCGGTAATGAGCGGACGTGGGCTACCCCGCAGGGCCGCCTATGCCGCCAGCAAGGGCGGGCTGGTTACCCTCACCTACACCCTGGCCCAGGAATGGGGGGCGTGGGGCATCCGGGTCAACGCAATTGCCCCCGGCTTCTTCCACACCCATATGACCGATGCACTTTTTCAAGATGCCCTCTGGGTCGAGCGCCTGGAACAGCGCGTCGCCGTAAGGCGGGCCGGACAGCCTCGAGACCTGGCTGGTGCGGTTGTGTTCCTGGCCTCTCCAGCCTCCGAATACGTTAACGGGCACGTGCTGTACGTGGACGGTGGCTTCACCACAGGAGAACCCTGGTAA
- a CDS encoding TRAP transporter small permease, translating to MSTVHRLEESLALVFLTIATSMVFLSGISRFLGQPLGWSIDLATFCFAWAVFLGADVAFRQDRHVSVEIFVQRLSKPWQRAIKLFNLCLIALFLSALLVYGSEMAYATRFRTFQGIPELSYAWVTLSVPVGSLLLLATTVGKIRQLLKENPA from the coding sequence GTGAGCACAGTACATCGACTCGAAGAATCGCTGGCCCTGGTCTTCCTGACCATCGCCACCTCGATGGTCTTCCTCAGCGGCATCAGCCGCTTTCTGGGCCAGCCCCTCGGATGGAGTATCGACCTGGCGACCTTTTGTTTTGCCTGGGCGGTTTTTTTAGGGGCCGATGTGGCCTTCCGCCAGGATCGGCATGTGAGCGTGGAAATTTTTGTGCAGCGGCTCTCCAAACCCTGGCAGCGGGCCATCAAACTGTTCAACCTGTGCCTGATCGCTTTGTTCTTGTCGGCGCTGCTGGTCTACGGTAGCGAGATGGCCTATGCCACCCGCTTTCGCACCTTCCAGGGCATCCCAGAACTCAGCTACGCCTGGGTCACCCTGAGCGTACCGGTTGGCAGCCTGCTTTTACTGGCGACAACCGTAGGCAAAATTAGGCAGCTTCTCAAGGAGAATCCAGCGTGA
- a CDS encoding C4-dicarboxylate TRAP transporter substrate-binding protein: MKKLAWFFLVLLVTGGLAQGSNPTYTLRYNHVLAPTHPFHAAFQKWAQRVAARTKGDLQILVFHSAQLGVEEDIIEQLRRGIPVGQNTDAARMGNYIREMAVINAPYFLQDPAQVERLSKTPSVQRWIDQLASQYGIRVLCMNWVQGARHFMTNRPIRTPQDLRGLRIRTPPAPIWQESVRALGATPVALAFGEIYSGLQQRAIDGVELVYQNILDMSLNEVLRYVNETQHILLVNFQVVGEAWFQRLPKNYQQILVEECESAGRGVTLDIQVQTAKAQREVQRRGMTIVTNTNLEAFRQAGQAAYERLGLLDARRRLYEEMGLR, translated from the coding sequence ATGAAGAAGCTGGCTTGGTTTTTCCTCGTGTTACTGGTCACAGGCGGTCTGGCCCAGGGAAGCAACCCCACCTACACCCTTCGCTACAACCACGTTCTGGCCCCCACCCATCCGTTCCACGCCGCGTTTCAAAAGTGGGCCCAGCGGGTGGCGGCCCGCACCAAAGGCGATCTGCAGATTTTGGTTTTCCACAGCGCCCAGCTAGGGGTTGAAGAAGACATCATCGAGCAGCTCCGGCGGGGCATTCCGGTCGGACAGAACACCGATGCTGCGCGGATGGGCAACTACATCCGGGAAATGGCGGTGATCAACGCCCCCTACTTTTTACAGGATCCTGCCCAGGTAGAACGCCTTAGCAAGACCCCGTCGGTTCAGCGCTGGATCGATCAGCTCGCCTCGCAGTACGGCATCCGGGTGCTCTGTATGAACTGGGTGCAGGGGGCGCGGCACTTTATGACCAACCGACCCATCCGAACCCCACAGGATCTAAGGGGCCTGCGCATCCGCACCCCTCCCGCCCCCATCTGGCAGGAATCGGTGCGGGCCCTGGGGGCCACCCCGGTTGCCCTGGCCTTTGGTGAGATTTACAGTGGGCTACAACAGCGGGCCATCGACGGCGTGGAGCTGGTCTACCAGAACATCCTGGACATGAGCCTGAACGAGGTGCTGCGTTATGTGAACGAGACGCAGCACATCCTGCTGGTCAACTTCCAGGTGGTGGGGGAAGCCTGGTTCCAGCGCCTGCCCAAAAACTATCAGCAAATCCTGGTAGAAGAATGCGAGAGCGCTGGCCGGGGCGTCACCCTGGACATCCAGGTGCAGACCGCTAAAGCCCAGCGGGAGGTGCAGCGCAGGGGTATGACCATCGTAACCAATACCAACCTCGAGGCCTTCCGGCAGGCCGGCCAGGCCGCCTACGAGCGCCTGGGCCTGCTGGATGCCCGCCGCAGACTCTACGAGGAGATGGGCTTGCGGTAA
- a CDS encoding TRAP transporter large permease, with product MIVSLLIFLGLLLLGMPVVFAIGIAGFVFFLLTPGLQPVMPVQLALSETQNFALLAIPTFILAGNLMNEAGVTRRLVQFATLLTGHLAGGLGQVSVLASTLMGGVSGSAIADASMQARVLGPEMQKRGYTPGFIAALQGFTGLLAVMIPPSIALILYGSIGQVSIGRLFAGGIGIGLLLALVFMLVVAFLAKKRRYPRERASPAPTREIASAFLASFWALIFPLILLITLRGGVFVPSEVGAAACVYALILGSVVYRELGKAGLVRALKQSVADIGMVSFLIACSALIGYAMKWEMWPQKLGQFLAGLQLETTLVVLAVLLALLVLGTVLDSTVMIILTTPILVPAMKALGVDLVHFGVLMALTCAIGLLTPPVGLSMYAVCSIMRCSVAEYLREGWPLLVAVLATILVALLFPPLVTTLPNLLFHR from the coding sequence GTGATCGTGTCGCTTCTTATTTTCCTTGGGCTGTTGCTGCTTGGCATGCCGGTGGTGTTTGCTATTGGCATTGCGGGCTTCGTTTTTTTCCTTCTCACGCCCGGCCTGCAGCCGGTTATGCCGGTTCAACTCGCGCTCTCGGAAACCCAGAATTTCGCCCTCCTGGCCATCCCCACCTTCATCCTGGCCGGCAATCTGATGAACGAAGCCGGGGTCACCCGACGACTGGTGCAGTTCGCCACCCTGCTCACCGGCCACCTGGCCGGCGGCCTGGGGCAGGTCAGCGTGCTGGCCAGCACCTTGATGGGAGGGGTCTCGGGGTCGGCCATCGCCGACGCCAGCATGCAGGCCCGGGTGCTGGGGCCCGAGATGCAAAAAAGAGGCTACACACCTGGCTTTATTGCCGCGTTGCAGGGGTTTACCGGCCTTTTAGCCGTAATGATTCCCCCCAGCATAGCCCTTATCTTGTACGGCAGCATTGGGCAGGTTTCCATTGGCCGCCTGTTTGCCGGCGGGATCGGCATAGGGCTTTTGTTGGCTTTGGTATTTATGCTGGTGGTGGCTTTTCTAGCCAAAAAACGCCGGTACCCCCGCGAACGGGCCAGCCCAGCCCCCACGCGCGAGATTGCCTCGGCTTTTCTGGCCAGCTTTTGGGCGCTGATCTTCCCCCTGATTCTGCTCATCACACTGCGGGGCGGGGTTTTCGTGCCGTCGGAGGTGGGCGCGGCTGCCTGCGTTTATGCGCTCATACTGGGCAGCGTGGTCTACAGGGAGCTGGGAAAAGCCGGCCTGGTACGCGCCCTGAAGCAATCGGTGGCCGATATTGGCATGGTCTCCTTCCTGATCGCCTGCTCGGCCTTGATCGGCTATGCCATGAAGTGGGAGATGTGGCCCCAAAAGCTGGGGCAGTTTCTGGCGGGGCTGCAGCTCGAGACCACCCTGGTCGTTCTGGCGGTATTACTGGCCCTGCTGGTGCTGGGAACCGTGCTGGACTCCACCGTGATGATTATTTTGACCACCCCCATACTGGTGCCGGCCATGAAGGCCCTGGGGGTCGATCTGGTGCACTTTGGGGTGCTGATGGCCCTAACCTGTGCCATCGGCCTGCTAACCCCGCCCGTGGGTCTTTCGATGTACGCCGTCTGCTCGATTATGCGCTGTTCGGTTGCCGAGTACCTGCGCGAGGGCTGGCCGCTGCTGGTTGCAGTACTGGCGACCATCCTCGTCGCCCTCTTGTTTCCCCCCTTGGTGACCACGTTACCCAACTTGCTTTTTCACAGGTGA
- a CDS encoding GGDEF domain-containing phosphodiesterase, whose product MNEVSWKLFAPLSIEGATLLIEHQDLPSGMAIRLGGAGGVVLKPQEAQELLLNLLTGESWVSSRLVWAAPRLHIGQKGYNLNERAKLALIEALQSLLVESQGVAVNPMPKETWQRSLLEITQQRFASVEEALPKLGDMLISLGFKGICLWLRDGNERTLKPAGQYPEAAPPEELQPERHPVYFQVLERNLLIAADDARQDARMNELRDILIGRGLGAVLQAVLHGEGGVRGVMWIESLQPRKWSNADETLALAVTQVLERILRPLKDEVKIQIPERKSLAVKRSEFELNLAQALLMAQRYERSLALMRIRIDGMNKAQTERAAREIAYTLRQSDSLAYLGEQGFALLLSEVRWTAGASRVAHRLLGRLRAALSGLKVGIGIAMYPQDATTVEGLWNQAEQACQLAVEAGGGIRLLTPGVTELQEAISQDGLTLHFQPVFNLSDLELVAVEALARWPRPKGLHQAGEFLPLAEQVGLMSMQDRWALEKVLEQAALWRPSGVNARFSINVSTETLIDPNFPSLLQEMLSAKRLPADALIVELREEAILSDLETTSRGLEILKHLGVLIALDNFGSNPLPLTQLKHLPIDWIKLNPVLSVSENAMLAKAVIDMVHAIGAKAVAKGLEEQSQLTRMKELGADYGQGHILGWPVPAEDLGALLVWGISS is encoded by the coding sequence GTGAACGAGGTTAGCTGGAAACTATTCGCACCGCTCTCAATCGAAGGGGCCACGCTTCTGATTGAGCACCAGGATTTGCCCTCCGGTATGGCCATTCGCCTGGGGGGGGCGGGGGGCGTGGTGCTCAAACCCCAGGAAGCCCAGGAGCTTTTGCTCAACCTGCTCACCGGGGAGTCCTGGGTGAGCAGCCGTTTGGTCTGGGCTGCGCCCCGCCTGCACATTGGGCAAAAGGGCTACAACTTAAACGAACGTGCCAAGCTGGCCTTAATTGAAGCCCTTCAGTCGCTGCTGGTGGAGTCCCAGGGGGTGGCCGTCAACCCCATGCCCAAGGAAACCTGGCAGCGCTCGCTGCTCGAGATCACCCAGCAGCGATTTGCCAGCGTAGAGGAGGCCCTGCCCAAGCTGGGTGATATGCTGATCTCGCTGGGCTTTAAGGGTATCTGCCTGTGGTTGCGCGATGGGAATGAGCGAACCCTCAAACCGGCGGGGCAGTACCCCGAAGCCGCTCCGCCCGAAGAGCTGCAGCCCGAGCGCCACCCGGTTTATTTTCAGGTGCTCGAGCGCAACCTGCTGATCGCAGCCGACGATGCTCGGCAGGATGCTCGCATGAACGAGCTGCGCGACATCCTGATCGGGCGTGGTCTGGGGGCGGTTTTGCAGGCGGTCTTGCATGGGGAAGGGGGGGTGCGGGGGGTGATGTGGATCGAAAGCCTTCAGCCCCGCAAGTGGAGCAATGCCGACGAGACCCTGGCCCTGGCTGTAACCCAGGTGCTCGAGCGTATTCTGCGCCCCCTTAAAGACGAGGTCAAAATCCAGATCCCCGAGCGCAAATCGCTGGCGGTTAAGCGCAGCGAGTTCGAGCTCAATCTGGCCCAGGCCCTCTTGATGGCCCAGCGGTATGAGCGTTCACTGGCCTTGATGCGCATCCGGATCGACGGCATGAACAAAGCCCAGACCGAACGGGCGGCCCGGGAGATTGCCTACACCCTACGCCAGAGCGACTCGCTGGCCTACCTGGGGGAGCAGGGTTTTGCCTTGCTGCTTTCCGAGGTGCGTTGGACGGCTGGGGCCAGCCGGGTGGCGCACCGCCTGCTGGGCCGTCTACGGGCCGCGCTATCGGGCCTAAAAGTGGGCATTGGCATTGCCATGTACCCACAAGACGCCACCACCGTGGAGGGGCTCTGGAATCAGGCTGAGCAGGCCTGCCAGCTGGCCGTTGAGGCCGGGGGGGGCATTCGGCTGCTGACCCCTGGGGTCACCGAATTGCAAGAAGCCATTTCGCAAGACGGCCTAACCCTACACTTTCAGCCGGTGTTCAACCTGAGCGACCTCGAGCTGGTGGCGGTGGAAGCGCTGGCCCGCTGGCCCAGACCCAAAGGCCTACACCAGGCTGGGGAGTTTTTACCCCTGGCCGAGCAGGTGGGCTTGATGAGCATGCAAGACCGCTGGGCGCTGGAGAAGGTGCTTGAGCAGGCCGCCTTGTGGAGGCCTTCCGGGGTGAACGCCCGCTTCAGCATCAACGTCTCCACCGAGACCCTCATTGATCCAAACTTCCCCAGTCTGCTGCAAGAGATGCTCTCGGCCAAGCGCCTCCCAGCCGATGCCCTTATTGTGGAGTTGCGCGAGGAGGCCATTCTGAGTGACCTCGAGACCACCAGCCGTGGCCTTGAGATCCTCAAGCACCTGGGTGTTCTCATCGCCCTCGATAACTTTGGCTCCAACCCCCTCCCGCTCACCCAGCTCAAGCACCTGCCCATCGACTGGATCAAGCTCAACCCGGTGCTATCGGTTTCGGAAAACGCCATGCTGGCTAAAGCGGTCATCGATATGGTGCACGCCATAGGCGCCAAGGCGGTGGCCAAAGGTTTGGAGGAACAGTCCCAGCTTACCCGCATGAAAGAACTGGGGGCCGACTACGGTCAGGGTCACATCCTGGGCTGGCCGGTTCCCGCAGAAGATCTGGGGGCGTTGCTGGTCTGGGGCATTAGCTCCTAA
- a CDS encoding diacylglycerol/lipid kinase family protein, producing the protein MKNHTTFVINPAAGRGRVGRMLRQLEAAIVRHAQSSDAEIVVTQAPGHATQIAQRAAPGSRVVAVGGDGTVHEVLRGIAGSDKAIGVVPIGSGNDFARMVGLHKLPLEAALRTALYGAVRSVDLGVVNHRPFGASLGIGFDAAVARKALSAPTFLRGMPRYLYSIFAVLRELELPNLELIQGNQVLYQGPSLLVALMNGSTYGGGIPIVPDALPTDGLISAAVAGSFSRLGVVGILPQLLMGKHVHHPRLHFFHGTEFVVRFDRPVPAHSDGELLEPSHEYRVQMIPGGLRVVQSGA; encoded by the coding sequence ATGAAGAACCATACGACCTTTGTCATCAATCCAGCGGCAGGGCGGGGGCGGGTGGGCCGGATGTTGCGGCAGCTCGAGGCCGCTATTGTCCGGCACGCCCAGTCCTCCGATGCAGAAATCGTGGTTACGCAGGCCCCGGGCCATGCAACCCAGATCGCCCAGCGCGCCGCGCCCGGCAGCCGGGTGGTTGCGGTGGGAGGGGATGGCACCGTGCACGAGGTGCTGCGCGGCATCGCCGGATCGGACAAGGCCATTGGGGTGGTGCCCATTGGCAGCGGCAACGATTTTGCCCGCATGGTGGGGCTACACAAACTGCCCCTCGAGGCGGCCCTGCGCACGGCCCTGTATGGCGCGGTTCGCAGCGTGGATCTGGGGGTGGTCAATCACCGGCCTTTCGGAGCCAGCCTGGGTATCGGCTTCGACGCGGCGGTGGCCCGAAAAGCGCTTTCCGCGCCCACCTTTTTGCGAGGAATGCCCCGTTACCTGTACTCGATTTTTGCCGTGCTGAGGGAACTCGAGCTCCCCAACCTCGAGCTCATCCAGGGCAACCAGGTTCTCTACCAGGGGCCCAGCCTGCTGGTGGCGCTCATGAACGGCTCGACCTACGGCGGGGGTATACCCATCGTACCGGATGCGCTGCCCACCGATGGACTGATTTCAGCAGCGGTGGCCGGCTCTTTCAGCCGCCTGGGGGTGGTGGGGATTCTACCCCAGTTGCTGATGGGCAAGCACGTGCACCACCCCCGGCTGCACTTCTTTCATGGCACCGAGTTCGTGGTTCGCTTCGACCGACCGGTTCCGGCCCACTCCGACGGGGAATTGCTCGAGCCCAGCCACGAGTACCGGGTGCAGATGATTCCGGGCGGACTCCGGGTGGTTCAGTCTGGGGCGTAA
- a CDS encoding Ldh family oxidoreductase: protein MQGIPVQQLRERVEQILINRGFTLENALPIAESLVLAEMRGVASHGLIRLPIYLERARLGSVKPQARPVLLADYPALALLDAQDGHGIPSGLKAMELAIEKAQKVGLAAVGVRRSSHFGLAWYFVRSAVEKGLVGVALSNADALVAPWGARSRFLGTNPLAVGIPAMEEPPIALDMATSEAAHGKILLAKSSGKTIPLNWALDAEGRPTDDPDRALAGALLPFGGPKGSAISLLIDVLCGPLVGALIGPEIAPLYTEPERPQGLGHFFMALNPGVFGDAEQFRKQVDAYIRRVRALPPAENVDRVLLPGEREWRLEQKALQEGVSLSPEAAKAVGL, encoded by the coding sequence ATGCAAGGCATTCCTGTGCAACAACTGCGCGAGCGGGTGGAGCAGATTCTAATAAACCGGGGCTTTACGCTGGAGAATGCTCTACCCATCGCAGAATCCCTGGTGCTGGCCGAGATGCGGGGGGTTGCCTCGCACGGCCTGATCCGACTGCCCATCTACCTCGAGCGCGCCCGACTGGGTTCGGTAAAACCCCAGGCCCGGCCCGTGCTGCTGGCGGATTATCCAGCCCTGGCCCTGCTGGATGCCCAGGATGGTCACGGCATCCCCTCCGGCTTGAAAGCGATGGAGCTGGCCATTGAAAAAGCCCAGAAGGTGGGCCTGGCCGCTGTGGGGGTGCGGCGCTCGAGCCACTTTGGCCTGGCCTGGTACTTCGTGCGCAGCGCAGTGGAAAAGGGGCTGGTCGGCGTGGCACTCTCCAACGCCGATGCGCTGGTGGCCCCCTGGGGCGCCCGCAGCCGCTTTCTGGGCACCAACCCCCTGGCTGTGGGCATCCCGGCCATGGAGGAACCCCCCATCGCCCTGGACATGGCCACCAGCGAGGCCGCCCACGGCAAAATTTTGCTGGCCAAGTCCAGCGGGAAAACCATCCCCCTCAACTGGGCCCTCGATGCGGAGGGGCGGCCCACCGACGACCCCGACCGGGCCCTGGCCGGCGCCCTGCTGCCTTTTGGGGGGCCCAAGGGATCGGCCATCAGCCTGCTCATTGATGTGCTGTGCGGCCCACTCGTGGGCGCTCTGATTGGCCCCGAGATCGCCCCGCTCTACACCGAGCCCGAACGGCCCCAGGGCCTGGGCCATTTTTTTATGGCCCTGAACCCGGGTGTTTTTGGCGACGCCGAACAGTTTAGAAAGCAGGTCGACGCGTACATTCGCAGGGTTCGCGCGCTGCCTCCCGCCGAAAACGTCGATCGGGTTCTACTGCCAGGCGAACGCGAGTGGCGCCTCGAGCAAAAAGCGCTACAGGAGGGGGTGTCTCTAAGCCCAGAGGCCGCTAAAGCGGTGGGCCTTTAA
- the mnmA gene encoding tRNA 2-thiouridine(34) synthase MnmA, whose protein sequence is MGKRVLAAMSGGVDSSVSAALLKQQGYEVIGAMMRFWPDNKKDDCFETCCSPDAAYEARRVADIIGIPFYLLDYREEFQEKIIDPFIAGYQQGETPNPCVNCNTRVKFDSLLKKARMLGCDYVATGHYVINRDGGLYRGDPKKDQTYFLWGTPKEAIPHMLFPVGHLEKPQVRALAEQFGLPTAKKPESQNICFVQGDLKDFLAQHLSARPGPLIDLETGQQIGEHNGAQFYTVGQKKGLGLWKSHLERYVVQVNTTTNEVIVGPREACMWGGLEIREVNLLVEAQDLPERLEVQVRYRTRPVPARVEAMEAGRMVIRLAEPQFAVTPGQSAVLYQGERLLGGGFITRALYNQFQPRALTAS, encoded by the coding sequence ATGGGTAAGCGTGTACTGGCGGCCATGAGCGGGGGGGTGGACTCCTCCGTGAGCGCCGCTTTGCTTAAACAGCAGGGCTACGAGGTCATCGGGGCCATGATGCGCTTCTGGCCCGACAACAAAAAGGACGACTGCTTCGAGACCTGCTGCTCGCCTGACGCAGCCTACGAGGCCCGGCGGGTCGCCGATATTATCGGTATTCCTTTTTACCTGCTCGACTACCGCGAGGAGTTTCAGGAAAAGATCATTGACCCATTTATTGCAGGCTACCAGCAAGGGGAGACCCCCAACCCTTGCGTGAACTGCAACACCCGGGTCAAGTTTGACTCGCTTTTAAAGAAGGCCCGGATGCTGGGCTGTGATTATGTGGCAACCGGGCACTACGTCATAAACCGCGATGGGGGGCTGTACCGGGGCGACCCCAAGAAAGACCAGACCTACTTTTTGTGGGGCACGCCCAAGGAGGCCATTCCCCATATGCTCTTTCCGGTGGGCCACCTGGAAAAGCCCCAGGTGCGGGCCCTGGCCGAGCAGTTTGGTCTGCCCACCGCCAAAAAGCCCGAGAGCCAGAACATCTGTTTTGTGCAGGGCGACCTGAAGGACTTCCTGGCCCAGCACCTCTCGGCCCGTCCGGGGCCGCTGATTGACCTCGAGACCGGCCAGCAGATTGGCGAACACAACGGGGCGCAGTTCTACACGGTGGGCCAGAAAAAGGGCCTGGGCCTGTGGAAGAGCCACCTCGAGCGCTACGTGGTGCAGGTGAACACCACCACCAACGAGGTGATCGTGGGGCCCAGGGAGGCCTGTATGTGGGGGGGCCTCGAGATTCGTGAGGTCAACCTGCTGGTTGAGGCGCAGGACTTACCCGAGCGCCTCGAGGTGCAGGTGCGCTACCGCACCAGGCCGGTGCCGGCCCGGGTGGAGGCCATGGAAGCTGGGCGGATGGTCATCCGGCTCGCGGAGCCCCAGTTCGCCGTGACTCCAGGCCAGTCGGCGGTCCTCTACCAGGGGGAGCGGCTCTTGGGCGGGGGTTTTATCACCCGGGCCCTCTACAATCAGTTCCAGCCTCGAGCCCTCACGGCCAGCTAG